CAAGGAAGAACCGACCCTTGTTCGCCAGACTCGGCGCCAGAGAAGCGATTGCGCTGCGCTCCGCACGGCGATGAGCGCGTTGCTTTTCCACCGTCGAGTCGTTAGGTTCACCCTAGCTATCAGGGGAAATGCAATTCTCACCTTCAACCGTCAAGCGGCTCGGCAGAGAGAGCATCGAGATCCTTTGGAATGATGGGCACAGGAGCATCTATCAGAACCGGTTTTTGCGCGATCATTGCCCCTGCGCCAGTTGTCGCGAGCGGCCGAGTCATTCGCTGCCGGTTCTCGGCAGCAGCGAGCTGCACCCGCTCCAGATCGGCGTGGTCGGCCGGTACGCGCTCAGCATACAGTGGAGTGACCAGCACGGCAGCGGCATCTACAGCTACGAGACCCTGCGACAGTTATGTCCCTGCGAATCTTGTCAAAATGGCGTCGGCAAACCAAGCGCGGCATGACCACCATCGATGACATCCGCGATCGCCTGACGGAAATCCACCCGCCGGGGTTTCCGCACGACGTCATTGCCGCCGGGATGGTGCGCGGCATCGACAGTCAAGACGGGACGGTGACGATTCAGCTCGAGCCGCCACCCATGCCGCCACCGAGTCTCAACGCCACGGTTGCCGACATCCGCCGGGCGGTGAGAGCGATGGAAGGCGTGAGAGAAGTGACGGTACAAGTCGCCCAAGCGGGCCACGCGGCGGTGCATGCCCATGGCGCAGGCCCAGGCGGCACAGGAGCAAACGCCTCTCAAGCAGGTCCGTTCAACGAAATCGGCCCGCTGCCGGGCATACGAGACATTGTGGCGGTCGCGAGCACGAAAGGCGGCGTCGGCAAGTCGACCGTGGCTGCCAATCTTGCCGTCGCCCTGCAGCGCTTGAATCAGCGCGTTGGTCTCCTCGATGCTGACGTGTACGGGCCCAGCCTACCCATCATGTTCGGCGTCAGCGGCCGGCCACGTGCCTCAGATAACAAGCGCATCCACCCCCTCGAGAAATACGGCGTCAAGCTCATGTCCATCGGCTTC
This sequence is a window from Candidatus Binatia bacterium. Protein-coding genes within it:
- a CDS encoding DUF971 domain-containing protein, whose product is MQFSPSTVKRLGRESIEILWNDGHRSIYQNRFLRDHCPCASCRERPSHSLPVLGSSELHPLQIGVVGRYALSIQWSDQHGSGIYSYETLRQLCPCESCQNGVGKPSAA
- a CDS encoding Mrp/NBP35 family ATP-binding protein is translated as MTTIDDIRDRLTEIHPPGFPHDVIAAGMVRGIDSQDGTVTIQLEPPPMPPPSLNATVADIRRAVRAMEGVREVTVQVAQAGHAAVHAHGAGPGGTGANASQAGPFNEIGPLPGIRDIVAVASTKGGVGKSTVAANLAVALQRLNQRVGLLDADVYGPSLPIMFGVSGRPRASDNKRIHPLEKYGVKLMSIGFFLDDESPVIWRGPLVMGLIRQFLKDVDWGELDILVVDLPPGTGDAQLTLVQQVPLAGGVVVTTPQDVATLDVQRGIAMFHQVNIPVLGIVENMSYYQCPKCGKREDLFGAGGGEKIAARFGVPLLGQIPLIAEVRTGGDAGKPIVVDRPDHPVSQLFVHIAGRVLEAVEAERLATAPPTIIG